From a region of the Candidatus Hydrogenedentota bacterium genome:
- a CDS encoding SRPBCC domain-containing protein, which produces MSIRKNENGSRFVEMVVEVPGTPEEVWTAIATGPGISCWFTPTTVEERAGGTITFELGPDMASSGQITDWSPPHRLAYEEREWMEGAPPLATEVHIEAKDGGVCVMRMVHSLFASGEDWDEQLQSMENGWPPFFVILQEYMKHYRNLACTSVRLMAKSSESEPCTWEKIQAAFGLGALVIGQPFQSQPSAEVSLGGNVMQLGTAQCPHQAMLRLDQPGPGFVTLGAFSWGGEVLASASFYFYGDEASAMAAARETQWKAWFAESFH; this is translated from the coding sequence ATGTCCATCAGGAAAAATGAGAACGGTTCGCGCTTTGTCGAGATGGTGGTGGAGGTGCCGGGTACGCCCGAAGAGGTCTGGACCGCCATCGCCACGGGGCCCGGCATCTCGTGCTGGTTTACGCCCACGACGGTGGAGGAGCGCGCGGGCGGCACCATCACCTTTGAGCTCGGACCGGATATGGCGAGTTCCGGGCAGATTACGGACTGGTCGCCACCCCATCGGCTTGCCTATGAAGAACGGGAGTGGATGGAAGGCGCGCCGCCGCTGGCCACCGAAGTCCACATTGAAGCGAAAGACGGCGGCGTGTGCGTCATGCGGATGGTGCACAGTCTCTTCGCCAGCGGCGAAGACTGGGACGAACAACTCCAATCCATGGAAAACGGCTGGCCGCCTTTCTTCGTCATTCTCCAGGAATACATGAAGCACTACCGCAATCTGGCCTGTACCTCGGTGCGCCTGATGGCGAAGTCTTCGGAGTCCGAGCCATGCACATGGGAGAAGATCCAGGCCGCTTTCGGTCTCGGCGCGTTGGTGATCGGTCAGCCTTTTCAGTCACAGCCCTCTGCGGAGGTGAGCCTCGGCGGCAACGTCATGCAACTTGGCACAGCGCAGTGTCCCCACCAGGCCATGCTTCGCCTCGACCAGCCCGGCCCCGGCTTCGTCACCCTCGGGGCATTTTCCTGGGGCGGCGAAGTACTGGCCTCGGCAAGCTTCTACTTCTACGGCGACGAGGCCAGCGCGATGGCGGCGGCGCGTGAGACGCAGTGGAAAGCGTGGTTCGCAGAATCGTTCCATTAA
- a CDS encoding helix-turn-helix transcriptional regulator, with product MLALEIIENPHAAAVALDPIRSRLLSELAEPASAATLATRVGLTRQKVNYHLNALQAHGLVKSASQKKWGGLTERLLVATASQYVVSPVALGSAGADPGRTADRLSASYLVALAARVIREVGGLVGAARDTGKRLPTLSLDTEIRFRTAAERAAFSKELVSAIATLAAKYHDETAPGGRPHRLLVMAHPLPHENPEEARDVHQEK from the coding sequence ATGCTCGCCCTGGAAATCATCGAAAATCCACATGCCGCCGCCGTGGCGCTGGACCCGATCCGGAGCCGACTCCTGTCGGAGTTGGCGGAGCCCGCTTCGGCGGCGACTCTGGCGACGCGCGTGGGCCTGACGCGGCAAAAGGTGAATTATCACCTGAACGCGCTACAGGCTCACGGTCTCGTGAAGTCCGCGAGCCAGAAGAAGTGGGGTGGACTCACCGAGCGCTTGCTGGTGGCCACCGCATCGCAGTATGTCGTTTCGCCTGTCGCACTCGGAAGCGCCGGGGCCGATCCAGGGCGCACGGCGGATCGCCTGTCCGCGAGTTACCTCGTGGCCCTGGCCGCGCGGGTAATTCGTGAAGTGGGGGGGCTCGTGGGCGCCGCGCGGGACACGGGCAAGCGCCTGCCCACGCTCTCGCTGGATACAGAGATTCGTTTTCGCACCGCCGCCGAGCGTGCGGCCTTCAGCAAGGAACTTGTCAGCGCCATTGCGACGCTGGCGGCGAAGTATCACGATGAAACCGCGCCGGGAGGCCGACCACACCGATTGCTGGTAATGGCCCACCCGCTGCCCCATGAAAACCCCGAGGAGGCCAGGGATGTCCATCAGGAAAAATGA
- a CDS encoding winged helix-turn-helix transcriptional regulator gives MSALDLQEHDLVFKALADPTRRQILGLLRAGTRNVNEIAQNFQTSRPAISKHLRLLRSAGLIETRKQGTASLCALNSKPLRVVEQWLRDYEIYWDETLNNLKNYVEEQP, from the coding sequence ATGTCCGCACTGGATCTTCAAGAGCACGATCTGGTCTTCAAGGCCCTGGCCGACCCCACGCGGCGGCAGATACTCGGTTTGCTGCGCGCTGGTACGCGCAACGTCAACGAAATCGCGCAGAACTTTCAGACCAGTCGCCCGGCCATTTCCAAACATCTGCGGCTGTTGCGGTCTGCGGGGTTGATAGAGACGCGCAAGCAGGGTACGGCGAGCCTCTGCGCGCTGAACAGCAAGCCGCTGCGCGTCGTAGAGCAATGGCTTCGGGACTACGAAATCTACTGGGACGAAACGCTTAACAACTTGAAAAACTATGTCGAGGAACAACCATGA
- a CDS encoding SRPBCC domain-containing protein yields the protein MNTCETSFVIEKEIQIAASAERIFAALSEPAQRTQWWGVKGKFEVTHMESDLRTGGAWRMSGVSMGEVPFTIQGTYQSIEPPRVLEFTWRKDEETMDTLVRFELEEKGFGTVVRLTHSGFNDAHTRDLYQGWPWLLSMLQGHVEGQSSKASC from the coding sequence ATGAACACCTGTGAGACGAGTTTCGTAATCGAGAAAGAGATACAGATTGCCGCGTCCGCCGAGCGCATATTCGCGGCCCTGAGCGAGCCGGCGCAGCGTACCCAGTGGTGGGGCGTGAAGGGGAAGTTCGAAGTAACGCACATGGAATCCGATCTCCGAACCGGCGGCGCCTGGCGCATGAGCGGCGTGTCCATGGGTGAAGTTCCCTTCACAATTCAGGGCACCTACCAAAGCATCGAGCCCCCGCGCGTGCTGGAGTTCACCTGGCGGAAAGATGAGGAAACGATGGACACCCTGGTTCGCTTCGAACTGGAGGAAAAGGGCTTCGGCACCGTGGTGCGCCTGACCCACTCGGGTTTCAACGATGCGCACACGCGCGATCTCTATCAGGGATGGCCATGGCTCCTGTCCATGTTGCAGGGTCATGTCGAAGGTCAATCATCCAAGGCTTCCTGCTGA
- a CDS encoding helix-turn-helix domain-containing protein, protein MSDTFETVPPTKAEQALALESSQRLAAHKIGRHASVRIQLVDDEAKETITMPRAVLELLRHALSEMAQGNAVTLIPTNAELTTQQAADLLNVSRPYVVKLLDEKKIPSRMVGKYRRLRFDDLMAYKQKDDDARAMILDQLSAETQELGIV, encoded by the coding sequence ATGTCCGACACGTTCGAAACTGTCCCGCCCACGAAAGCGGAGCAAGCGCTTGCCCTTGAATCCAGTCAACGACTGGCGGCGCATAAAATTGGGCGACACGCCAGTGTTCGCATACAGCTCGTCGACGATGAAGCCAAAGAAACAATTACCATGCCGCGCGCGGTTCTCGAACTCCTTCGCCACGCCCTCAGCGAAATGGCCCAGGGCAACGCCGTCACGCTTATTCCTACGAATGCCGAGTTGACCACCCAGCAAGCCGCCGACTTGCTCAATGTGTCCCGCCCCTATGTCGTGAAGCTTCTGGACGAGAAAAAAATTCCCAGCCGCATGGTCGGTAAGTATCGACGCCTTCGCTTTGACGACTTGATGGCTTACAAACAGAAGGACGACGACGCCAGGGCAATGATTCTGGACCAGTTGTCCGCCGAGACGCAGGAGCTGGGCATCGTGTGA
- a CDS encoding PIN domain-containing protein: MLRPLTAIYDANVLYPAPLRDLLVRLAAAGLVRARWTDAIHEEWIRNVCRNNPGLVPERLARTRRLMNEAVRDCLVTDYEHLIGTLTLPDDDDRHVLAAAIHANADVILTFNLRDFPDSALSVFGIQAQHPDEFIEEILRHSFNSVCAVFKRQRESLRNPHVSANELLSTLEKQGLPRSVTLLRQHRNAL, encoded by the coding sequence ATGCTGCGTCCGCTCACCGCCATCTATGACGCCAATGTACTCTATCCTGCTCCACTCCGCGACTTATTGGTCAGGCTCGCCGCCGCCGGGCTAGTCCGCGCACGTTGGACCGATGCCATCCACGAAGAGTGGATACGGAACGTCTGCCGGAATAATCCGGGACTTGTTCCTGAGCGACTTGCTCGCACGCGAAGATTGATGAATGAAGCCGTACGCGACTGTCTCGTCACGGACTATGAGCATTTGATTGGAACCCTGACGCTTCCCGATGACGATGATCGTCACGTGCTTGCGGCTGCGATTCACGCCAACGCAGATGTTATTCTAACTTTCAATCTCCGGGACTTTCCTGATAGCGCCCTGTCGGTCTTCGGGATACAAGCACAGCATCCCGATGAGTTTATCGAGGAGATTCTGCGCCACTCATTCAACTCCGTGTGTGCAGTTTTCAAGCGACAACGGGAAAGCCTGCGCAATCCTCACGTCAGTGCGAACGAGCTACTCAGTACACTTGAAAAGCAAGGGTTACCAAGATCGGTGACCCTACTTCGCCAGCACCGCAACGCACTTTAG
- a CDS encoding type II toxin-antitoxin system HigB family toxin: MRVIAKKTLHEFWDREPGAKAALEAWYAEAKHAQWKSPTDIQARYAHASIVNNERVVFNIGGNKYRLVVAVSYTAGIVLIKFVGTHNDYDKINVETV; the protein is encoded by the coding sequence ATGCGCGTGATTGCAAAGAAGACCCTTCACGAATTCTGGGACCGGGAGCCGGGTGCCAAAGCAGCCTTGGAAGCCTGGTACGCGGAAGCGAAACACGCCCAGTGGAAGTCACCGACGGACATCCAGGCGAGATACGCACACGCCAGCATTGTTAACAACGAACGGGTGGTGTTTAATATTGGCGGCAACAAATACCGCCTGGTCGTGGCCGTCAGTTACACCGCCGGCATCGTACTCATCAAGTTCGTAGGGACCCATAACGACTACGACAAGATTAATGTGGAGACGGTCTAG
- a CDS encoding PAS domain-containing protein, with translation MSEILSRTAKLSPAKLFAGGLLLLGLVAVLDYVTGYELRFYVFYFPSIAIVSWSGNRRFASGIVLISALILLFQQYASGFPFSHVFYGYWSVFVGCLAFFFIAALSLEARSLFDGAQAKKEELMRANEKIERHANELAMVMDAVPAAIFVAEDAECRRITGNKVAHTLLGLPLRTNLSASAPSSTDPRTYRVMKNGEEIPVPLRPMQLAASGKSQLDYTFDLAYDDGTVRTLRGDAVTLPDIDGCAAGAVGAFLDVTERNRLEVEHARSSALKEAALASAMDAVCIFDSSGHLTDISDSCSEFMRCSPEESTPRRFEAYLEIMELYTPDGAMVPPDRWVLPRTLRGESGSNIEYSIRRKDTGETWSASFSFGPISDGDGSVIGGMLIARDITSLKQLEQEKKELELRMLRAQRLESLGLLAGGIAHTFNNQLQAIMSGCEMASATLPANSAVRDILKITRQSAERAAAVARHMLDYSGHGHFTQDLVALDAILADVLPAFRDTVAAKIAIEGDYAPELPLARLDQAQIARLALNILDNAREAMGEDGGVIRIKVGAMECSHDDLELIKKEFYPDIVQALPAGEYVFLEVSDSGVGMNEETLRRMFDPFFTTKFFGRGLGLATVLGVVRGHRGVLDVRSKPGEGTTLRVLFPTAHTGVVSEQA, from the coding sequence TTGTCCGAAATCCTCAGCCGAACGGCAAAACTATCTCCCGCCAAACTATTTGCCGGGGGGCTGCTGCTTCTCGGTTTAGTTGCCGTGCTGGACTATGTGACGGGCTACGAATTGCGGTTCTACGTCTTTTACTTTCCCTCTATTGCCATCGTTTCCTGGTCGGGCAATCGTCGCTTTGCATCGGGCATCGTGCTGATCAGCGCGCTCATTCTACTCTTTCAGCAGTATGCTTCCGGATTCCCTTTTTCACATGTGTTCTACGGATACTGGTCGGTCTTCGTCGGTTGCCTGGCGTTCTTCTTTATCGCGGCGCTGAGTCTCGAGGCCCGAAGCCTCTTCGACGGGGCGCAGGCGAAGAAAGAAGAACTCATGCGCGCGAATGAAAAGATTGAGCGCCATGCGAATGAGCTGGCCATGGTGATGGACGCCGTCCCTGCTGCAATTTTCGTGGCGGAAGACGCGGAATGCCGCCGGATCACCGGAAACAAAGTTGCGCACACGTTGCTCGGGCTTCCCCTGAGGACGAATCTGTCGGCCAGCGCGCCTTCCAGCACGGATCCAAGAACCTATCGCGTGATGAAGAACGGGGAAGAAATTCCCGTTCCGCTGCGGCCCATGCAGTTGGCGGCATCGGGGAAATCGCAACTGGATTACACCTTTGACCTGGCCTACGATGACGGAACCGTTAGAACACTTCGGGGGGACGCCGTTACTCTGCCGGATATCGACGGGTGCGCCGCCGGTGCGGTGGGGGCCTTTCTTGATGTTACGGAGCGAAACCGACTGGAAGTAGAGCATGCAAGGAGCAGCGCGCTGAAGGAAGCGGCCCTCGCCAGCGCGATGGATGCCGTATGCATTTTCGATTCCAGCGGTCACCTTACTGATATCAGCGATTCCTGTAGCGAGTTCATGCGATGCTCTCCCGAGGAATCCACCCCGAGACGCTTTGAGGCATACCTCGAGATCATGGAGCTATACACTCCGGATGGCGCGATGGTGCCGCCGGACCGGTGGGTGTTGCCGCGCACCCTGCGCGGCGAATCCGGCTCCAACATTGAATACAGTATCCGGCGGAAGGATACGGGAGAAACCTGGTCGGCCAGCTTCAGTTTCGGGCCTATCAGCGATGGGGATGGGAGCGTCATTGGCGGAATGCTTATTGCTCGGGATATTACTTCACTGAAACAGCTTGAGCAGGAGAAAAAGGAACTTGAACTCAGAATGCTCCGCGCCCAGAGGCTGGAGAGTCTGGGATTACTGGCCGGTGGCATTGCACACACGTTCAACAACCAGCTTCAAGCTATCATGTCAGGTTGCGAGATGGCTTCGGCCACGCTCCCGGCAAATTCCGCAGTGCGGGATATCTTGAAGATAACGAGGCAATCAGCCGAGCGCGCCGCCGCAGTCGCCCGGCATATGCTGGATTACTCGGGCCATGGTCACTTCACGCAGGACCTTGTGGCGCTGGACGCCATTCTTGCGGACGTGTTGCCCGCGTTCAGGGATACCGTGGCCGCGAAAATTGCGATCGAGGGGGACTATGCTCCAGAGTTACCTCTGGCGAGGTTGGATCAGGCGCAGATCGCGCGACTGGCCCTGAATATCCTGGACAACGCCCGGGAGGCGATGGGCGAGGACGGCGGTGTCATTCGCATCAAGGTTGGCGCGATGGAGTGCAGCCACGACGACCTGGAGCTGATCAAGAAGGAGTTCTATCCCGACATCGTCCAGGCGCTGCCCGCCGGCGAGTATGTCTTTCTCGAAGTTTCCGATTCCGGTGTGGGAATGAACGAGGAAACGCTGAGAAGAATGTTTGACCCCTTCTTCACCACCAAGTTTTTTGGTCGCGGCCTTGGACTGGCCACCGTTCTCGGGGTAGTGCGCGGGCATCGGGGCGTGCTCGATGTGCGTAGTAAGCCCGGAGAAGGAACCACCCTGCGCGTGTTGTTCCCGACCGCCCACACGGGTGTCGTGTCGGAACAGGCCTGA
- a CDS encoding YciI family protein, giving the protein MRFMCLAYEEEAIFHEMSQEDWHALREETLNYVQSLHDRGHLISTHPLQSATTAATVRVRHGVLSVADGPFAETKEQIGGFFLIEAKDFDEAVALAAQWPSARLGTIEVRPLEEGLSMETRYRAPD; this is encoded by the coding sequence ATGAGATTTATGTGTCTAGCCTACGAGGAAGAAGCCATCTTCCATGAAATGTCCCAGGAGGATTGGCATGCCCTGCGCGAGGAGACGCTGAACTACGTCCAGTCACTGCACGACCGCGGGCATCTGATCAGTACCCACCCCCTCCAGAGCGCCACCACGGCCGCCACCGTGCGGGTACGCCATGGCGTCCTGTCCGTCGCCGACGGACCTTTCGCGGAAACGAAGGAGCAGATAGGCGGCTTCTTCCTTATCGAAGCGAAGGACTTCGACGAGGCCGTTGCCCTCGCGGCACAGTGGCCCAGTGCGCGCCTGGGCACGATTGAGGTGCGGCCCCTGGAAGAAGGGCTCAGCATGGAGACGCGGTACAGGGCCCCCGATTAA
- a CDS encoding nuclear transport factor 2 family protein encodes MTTATESTLQAEIREVLAARNRAIGAKDVDAIMGHYADDLVHFDAIPPFQSRGASGLRDGWESCLPHFPDRFGMASDQLAIFGADDSAAAHWIWRFTDLPEDHPALTTCLRATAILKRRGGEWKIVHEHCSVPFDPCTSQAFFQREP; translated from the coding sequence ATGACCACCGCAACCGAATCCACCCTCCAGGCCGAAATTCGCGAGGTCCTCGCAGCCCGCAACCGGGCCATCGGCGCAAAAGACGTCGACGCCATCATGGGGCACTACGCCGACGACCTCGTTCACTTCGACGCCATCCCGCCCTTTCAGTCCAGGGGGGCGAGTGGGTTGCGCGACGGATGGGAGAGTTGCCTGCCCCATTTCCCGGACCGGTTCGGCATGGCCTCGGATCAACTTGCCATCTTTGGCGCCGACGACAGCGCCGCCGCCCACTGGATCTGGCGCTTCACGGATCTGCCGGAGGATCACCCCGCTTTGACGACCTGTCTTCGCGCCACCGCCATCCTGAAGCGGCGCGGGGGCGAATGGAAGATTGTCCACGAGCATTGCTCCGTGCCCTTTGACCCCTGCACCAGCCAGGCCTTCTTCCAGCGGGAACCCTGA
- a CDS encoding GntR family transcriptional regulator, whose protein sequence is MLHFNLSQSDGVPLYLQLVRQIKQFIATGRLTPEDELPPVRVLAQQLVVNPQTVVRAYRELETMGLIYKRRGAGTYVSAKGTPYTDEECRRILSERARGLLVEARSLGFDLDQCVALLRECSAALDREKEGNS, encoded by the coding sequence ATGCTACATTTTAACCTGAGCCAGAGCGACGGTGTGCCGTTGTATCTTCAACTGGTGCGCCAAATTAAGCAGTTCATTGCCACGGGACGCCTCACGCCGGAGGATGAACTCCCCCCCGTCCGGGTGCTGGCCCAGCAACTCGTGGTAAACCCCCAGACGGTGGTGCGGGCCTACCGCGAGTTGGAAACCATGGGCCTGATTTACAAGCGGCGCGGGGCAGGAACCTACGTATCCGCAAAAGGAACGCCCTATACCGACGAAGAATGCAGGCGCATCCTGAGCGAACGGGCCCGTGGCCTGCTGGTGGAAGCGCGAAGCCTGGGATTTGATTTGGATCAATGCGTGGCGCTGCTGCGCGAATGCAGCGCGGCTTTGGACCGCGAGAAGGAGGGGAATTCATGA
- a CDS encoding ABC transporter ATP-binding protein — translation MSTTDTIIEVSGLSRRFGKKEALRDVNLSVARGQVFGLVGENGAGKTTFIRHLLGAYEAEAGTVRVFGLDPVRNPVAVLGRIGYLSEDRDLPLWMKVRELMSYTAAFYPDWDAAYAEELRKRFNLPPDAKLKQLSRGEKAKAGLLAALAHRPDLLLLDEPSSGLDAVARKDILGEVIRSVADEGRTVIFSSHLLDEVERVSDHVAMIHEGVVALDLPMDTLKESHHRIVVRFSEGHRDFPEVPGVLHAEGSDKDWCLLCEGEKDQLIGLLQQQGGRILECTVPTLDAIFVGRVTGRPMALAAQEDDA, via the coding sequence ATGAGCACGACGGACACCATCATCGAAGTCTCGGGGCTCTCCCGGCGCTTTGGCAAGAAGGAGGCGTTGCGCGATGTAAACCTGTCCGTAGCGCGGGGCCAGGTCTTCGGGCTGGTGGGCGAGAACGGCGCGGGCAAGACCACCTTTATCCGCCATTTGCTCGGGGCCTATGAGGCGGAAGCCGGCACGGTGCGCGTCTTCGGGCTTGATCCCGTTCGCAACCCCGTGGCGGTGCTGGGGCGCATCGGCTATCTCTCGGAAGATCGCGATCTGCCCCTGTGGATGAAGGTGCGGGAGCTCATGTCGTATACCGCGGCTTTCTACCCGGACTGGGACGCCGCCTACGCCGAGGAACTCCGCAAGCGCTTCAACCTCCCGCCCGATGCCAAGCTGAAGCAGCTCTCGCGGGGTGAAAAGGCCAAGGCGGGCCTCCTCGCGGCGCTTGCCCATCGCCCCGATCTGCTGCTGCTCGACGAGCCTTCCTCCGGCCTCGACGCCGTGGCGCGGAAAGACATCCTGGGCGAGGTTATTCGCTCCGTGGCGGATGAAGGGCGCACGGTGATCTTCTCATCGCACCTGCTGGACGAAGTCGAGAGGGTCTCCGACCATGTCGCCATGATCCACGAAGGCGTGGTGGCCTTGGACCTGCCCATGGACACCTTGAAAGAGTCGCACCACCGCATCGTGGTGCGCTTCAGCGAAGGACATCGTGATTTCCCCGAAGTGCCCGGCGTGCTCCACGCCGAAGGCAGCGACAAGGACTGGTGCCTGCTGTGCGAAGGCGAAAAGGACCAATTGATCGGGCTGCTGCAGCAACAAGGTGGGCGAATTCTGGAGTGCACCGTGCCGACGCTGGACGCAATCTTCGTAGGACGCGTCACGGGACGTCCCATGGCCCTCGCGGCTCAGGAGGACGACGCATGA